In Streptomyces longhuiensis, the following proteins share a genomic window:
- a CDS encoding protein kinase gives MEEYAGRVLADRYRLPLSPADAYEFAQTRAFDTYSGQEVLVRQVPLPEVVEAEVLDAEGLPDGFVPRESRGRRERGDAARTTRRPADPAVRRAIEAAQAAAQIPDHPRLDQVFDVFAEGGSLWIVSEVVSARPLAALLAEEPLSPYRAAEVASDVLTALRALHAHGWVHRNITARTVLVCDDGRIVLTGLAAGAAEEALCGYDPTPAPPAAPAPPAPQEPQPSAPAPPYVPPAAFAPAPSRPAALEAGSDPRAARAGAIAAYRAGARAAARGAVDADGTPGPPRRGPGAEHGGEPGAGGQGGGAHSGGAEPGRIDDPYGVRGSAERPWHGATPRPGMEQPEPSAPTPETSAPAPGASGATRWDQLIPAQQAAPAAGRGPTTALAADRARQARMTVVGPVTERWAPEQAGPVHENWQLAAPIGPATDLWALGALLFRAVQGHAPYPEENTGELVQMVCAEPPAFAEECGPLRPVVESLLRQDPTERLDFEELRGWLRSLVRSAPEPEAGANVVAAPPFDATRLPVVRRRGELVRRRRRRSAAQAGTGVGHARHKRARAHPQQAERRMQAEGRTRPERGSPERRAPSDRQPRKPRSLGRTLLVLVLLGLAAAVAYAVVFMPKAEPSGGTPGDGATDHAGATGGGRPAPEGGRSTPAPSAGESAEGEGKNGGKSSSTPFATDPQTDSSEPEVAQGFTLRKDPEGFRVAVAKGWNRQGRNGQGQVLYTHGDFELVVVPGRDSTSAYGSDPMTYQREKERELQPFRDSTWATSSGMRRIDVGGRAMAEGQFTWQNSAGRETYVRNLAMIVGGRYHVVQLRGPEAERDEVTRLYEQASATYRSTG, from the coding sequence GTGGAGGAGTATGCCGGGCGGGTGCTCGCCGACCGCTACCGCCTGCCGCTGTCGCCGGCCGACGCGTACGAGTTCGCCCAGACGCGGGCGTTCGACACCTACAGTGGCCAGGAAGTCCTGGTCAGGCAGGTGCCGTTACCCGAAGTCGTCGAGGCCGAGGTGCTCGACGCCGAAGGGCTACCGGACGGGTTCGTACCGCGCGAGTCGCGTGGCCGGCGCGAGCGGGGGGACGCGGCGCGGACCACGCGGAGGCCGGCGGACCCCGCGGTGCGCCGCGCCATCGAGGCCGCGCAGGCCGCCGCCCAGATACCCGATCACCCAAGGCTCGACCAGGTCTTCGACGTGTTCGCCGAAGGCGGTTCGCTGTGGATCGTCAGCGAGGTCGTCTCCGCGCGGCCGCTCGCCGCGCTGCTCGCCGAGGAGCCGCTGTCCCCGTACCGGGCGGCCGAGGTCGCGTCCGACGTCCTCACCGCGCTGCGCGCGCTGCACGCCCACGGCTGGGTCCACCGGAACATCACCGCCCGCACGGTCCTCGTGTGCGACGACGGCCGGATCGTGCTGACCGGACTCGCGGCCGGTGCGGCGGAGGAGGCGCTGTGCGGCTACGACCCGACGCCGGCGCCTCCCGCTGCCCCGGCACCCCCGGCCCCCCAGGAGCCGCAGCCTTCGGCGCCCGCGCCGCCCTACGTGCCTCCCGCCGCCTTTGCTCCCGCGCCGTCCCGGCCCGCCGCGCTCGAGGCCGGGAGCGACCCGCGGGCCGCGCGCGCGGGGGCGATAGCCGCGTACCGGGCGGGTGCGCGGGCCGCCGCGCGCGGCGCCGTGGACGCCGACGGGACGCCGGGGCCGCCCCGGCGCGGACCGGGCGCGGAGCACGGAGGCGAGCCCGGCGCCGGTGGGCAGGGCGGCGGCGCGCACAGCGGCGGCGCGGAGCCCGGCCGGATCGACGACCCCTACGGCGTACGCGGCTCCGCCGAGCGTCCCTGGCACGGGGCGACCCCGCGGCCCGGCATGGAGCAGCCCGAGCCGAGCGCTCCCACCCCTGAGACTTCCGCCCCCGCGCCCGGAGCGTCCGGGGCCACGCGTTGGGACCAGCTCATCCCCGCGCAGCAGGCGGCCCCGGCGGCCGGTCGCGGGCCCACCACCGCCCTCGCCGCCGACCGCGCGCGGCAGGCGCGGATGACCGTCGTCGGGCCCGTCACGGAGCGCTGGGCGCCCGAGCAGGCGGGGCCCGTCCACGAGAACTGGCAGCTGGCCGCCCCGATCGGCCCGGCCACCGACCTGTGGGCCCTCGGCGCCCTCCTGTTCCGCGCGGTCCAGGGGCATGCCCCGTACCCGGAGGAGAACACCGGCGAGCTGGTGCAGATGGTGTGCGCCGAGCCGCCCGCGTTCGCCGAGGAGTGCGGGCCGCTGCGGCCCGTCGTCGAGTCGCTGCTGCGTCAGGACCCCACGGAGCGCCTCGACTTCGAGGAGCTGCGGGGGTGGCTCAGGTCGCTGGTGCGGTCCGCGCCGGAGCCCGAGGCGGGCGCGAACGTCGTGGCCGCGCCCCCCTTCGACGCCACGCGGCTGCCGGTCGTACGGCGCCGGGGCGAGCTCGTGCGCAGGCGCCGTCGGCGCTCCGCCGCCCAGGCCGGGACCGGGGTCGGGCACGCGCGGCACAAGCGGGCCAGGGCGCATCCGCAGCAGGCCGAGCGCCGCATGCAGGCGGAGGGTCGCACGCGGCCGGAGCGGGGCTCGCCGGAGCGTCGCGCCCCGTCGGATCGGCAGCCCAGGAAGCCCCGTTCGCTCGGCCGCACCCTGCTCGTTCTCGTCCTGCTCGGCCTGGCCGCCGCGGTCGCGTACGCCGTGGTCTTCATGCCGAAGGCCGAGCCGAGCGGCGGCACGCCGGGCGACGGTGCGACTGACCACGCGGGCGCCACCGGCGGGGGCCGGCCCGCGCCCGAGGGTGGCAGGTCCACGCCGGCGCCTTCGGCGGGCGAATCCGCCGAGGGCGAGGGGAAGAACGGCGGCAAGAGCTCGTCGACCCCGTTCGCCACCGATCCGCAGACCGACTCGTCCGAACCCGAGGTCGCGCAGGGCTTCACCTTGCGCAAGGACCCCGAAGGGTTCCGCGTCGCCGTCGCCAAGGGCTGGAACCGGCAGGGCAGGAACGGACAGGGGCAGGTCCTCTACACGCACGGCGACTTCGAGCTCGTCGTCGTCCCGGGCCGCGACAGCACGTCCGCGTACGGCAGCGATCCCATGACGTACCAGCGGGAGAAGGAGCGCGAGTTGCAGCCGTTCCGCGACTCGACGTGGGCGACGTCCAGCGGGATGCGCCGGATCGACGTGGGCGGGCGGGCCATGGCCGAGGGCCAGTTCACCTGGCAGAACTCGGCGGGCCGCGAGACGTACGTGCGCAACCTGGCGATGATCGTGGGCGGCCGCTACCACGTGGTGCAGCTACGGGGTCCCGAGGCCGAGCGCGACGAGGTGACGCGCCTGTACGAGCAGGCGTCGGCGACGTATCGGAGCACGGGGTGA
- a CDS encoding serine/threonine-protein kinase encodes MQGLLLAGRYRLGDSIGRGGMGRVWRAHDEVLHRAVAVKELTAAQYVQEADRAVLLTRTQTEARAAARINHPAVVTVHDVLEHDDRPWIVMELVEGPSLADAVKESGRILPREAARIGLWTLRALRAAHAAGVLHRDVKPGNVLLARDGRVLLTDFGIAQVEGDSTITRTGEIVGSVDYLAPERVSGAAPGPASDLWALGATLFTAVEGKSPFRRTSPISTMQAVVEDEPGELLHADALAPVIQALLRKDPAARPSADEAEAMLAEAAEGRRSSAAQAYVPTQVHAVAPPTPPENSTAVGVHHAAMPAVPAAGRRKWPRVLAVALAAALVGGGGVFAGNHYLSHRTSSNTNSGKDKAASASAGSGSDQHKAGSIPDDWVEVHDVEGFSLKLPKGWKRQADGSQVDYTPDGGAHFVRIAVDKSPDWPDSYHHQLDLERQVTKLPAYQQVNLQPNTFRDRQGSLWEFTWTAGDKDTTSGPRHAIEQTYVENDGTEYAIYLSVPSADWDEARQQFDAILRSWTP; translated from the coding sequence ATGCAAGGCCTGCTCCTCGCGGGCCGCTATCGACTCGGTGACTCGATCGGGCGCGGCGGCATGGGCCGGGTGTGGCGCGCGCACGACGAGGTGCTGCACCGTGCCGTGGCCGTAAAGGAACTGACGGCGGCCCAGTACGTGCAGGAGGCCGACCGCGCCGTGCTGCTCACGCGGACGCAGACGGAGGCGCGGGCCGCCGCGCGCATCAACCACCCGGCGGTCGTCACCGTCCACGACGTGCTGGAGCACGACGACCGGCCGTGGATCGTGATGGAGCTCGTCGAGGGCCCCTCGCTCGCGGACGCGGTGAAGGAGTCGGGCCGCATCCTGCCGCGCGAGGCCGCCCGTATCGGCCTGTGGACGCTGCGGGCGCTGCGCGCCGCGCACGCGGCCGGCGTGCTGCACCGCGACGTGAAGCCGGGCAACGTCCTGCTCGCCCGCGACGGACGGGTGCTGCTCACGGACTTCGGGATCGCGCAGGTCGAGGGCGACTCGACGATCACGCGGACCGGCGAGATAGTCGGCTCGGTCGACTATCTGGCGCCCGAGCGGGTCAGCGGCGCGGCACCCGGGCCCGCGTCCGACCTGTGGGCGCTGGGCGCCACGCTGTTCACGGCCGTAGAGGGGAAGTCCCCGTTCCGGCGCACGTCGCCGATCAGCACGATGCAGGCCGTCGTCGAGGACGAGCCGGGCGAACTCCTGCACGCGGACGCCCTCGCGCCCGTCATTCAGGCGCTGCTGCGCAAGGACCCGGCCGCGCGTCCGTCCGCCGACGAGGCCGAGGCGATGCTCGCGGAGGCCGCCGAGGGGCGGCGGTCCAGCGCGGCGCAGGCCTACGTGCCCACGCAGGTGCATGCCGTGGCGCCGCCGACGCCCCCGGAGAACTCGACTGCGGTAGGCGTGCATCACGCCGCCATGCCGGCGGTCCCCGCGGCCGGTCGCCGCAAGTGGCCGCGGGTCCTCGCCGTGGCCTTGGCGGCGGCGCTCGTCGGCGGCGGCGGGGTGTTCGCCGGGAACCACTACCTGAGTCACCGGACCTCGTCGAACACGAACTCCGGCAAGGACAAGGCCGCGAGTGCCTCGGCGGGTTCCGGCAGCGATCAGCACAAGGCCGGGAGCATCCCGGACGATTGGGTCGAGGTCCACGACGTCGAGGGGTTCAGCCTCAAGCTGCCGAAGGGCTGGAAGCGGCAGGCGGACGGCTCCCAGGTCGACTACACACCGGACGGCGGCGCCCACTTCGTGCGGATCGCCGTCGACAAGTCCCCCGACTGGCCCGACTCGTACCACCACCAGCTGGACCTGGAGCGGCAGGTCACGAAGCTGCCCGCCTACCAGCAGGTCAACCTGCAGCCCAACACCTTCCGTGACCGGCAGGGATCCCTCTGGGAGTTCACCTGGACCGCGGGCGACAAGGACACGACGTCGGGCCCGCGGCATGCCATCGAGCAGACGTACGTCGAGAACGACGGCACCGAGTACGCCATCTATCTGTCCGTGCCGTCGGCCGACTGGGACGAGGCGCGGCAGCAGTTCGACGCGATCCTGCGGAGCTGGACACCGTAG
- a CDS encoding serine/threonine-protein kinase, whose translation MGTEGEDNVRVIAGRYRLEARIGRGGMGVVWRASDQLLGRRVAVKELVLDETLSADEARRQKDRTLREARAVAQLRHPNVIVVHDVVEHGERPYIVMELIEGGSLADRLSRTGPVDAREAARIGIALLGALRVAHAAGVLHRDLKPANVLVEAGSERVVLTDFGIAQVSGATTLTETGSFVGSPEYTAPERMAGERTGPESDLWSLGAMLCAALTGESPFRRDSLGGIMHAVVVGEINPPAEAEPLLPVVRGLLERDPALRLGLDEADRLLRAYVATGTTPRAVAGYTPTARNTPTAPAPAPPQKRSPRVVLAAAALVAAMAGAGVSAAALLVNGGGDGGGTHRPTASAPGPTGDTVSPSDSAPEPGPTVTVTEQQTGTRPASPAGYRTAVDPEGFSLAVPDGFSRKPDGPRIFYMSPGDTFRIGIKASAPDPGGPGAVQRRSDAKGPANNPGYRDGSVTDTTHGGRPAALWRFTWNGFSTAEGARHTYDLCWEQGGRMYDVWVSAPVGRITEAKRYFDTAVATFVPSGSG comes from the coding sequence ATGGGGACCGAGGGGGAGGACAACGTCCGTGTGATCGCCGGGCGTTACCGGCTGGAGGCGCGCATCGGCCGGGGCGGAATGGGCGTCGTGTGGCGCGCCTCCGACCAGTTGCTCGGGCGGCGCGTCGCGGTCAAGGAACTCGTGCTCGACGAGACGCTCTCCGCCGACGAGGCCCGGCGCCAGAAGGACCGCACCCTGCGCGAGGCCCGTGCGGTCGCCCAGCTCCGACACCCGAACGTCATCGTCGTCCACGACGTCGTCGAGCACGGCGAACGTCCTTACATCGTCATGGAGTTGATCGAGGGCGGCTCGCTCGCCGACCGGCTCTCGCGGACCGGGCCCGTCGACGCGCGGGAGGCGGCCCGGATCGGGATCGCGCTGCTCGGCGCGCTGCGGGTCGCGCACGCGGCGGGGGTGCTGCACCGCGATCTGAAGCCGGCGAACGTGCTCGTCGAGGCGGGCAGCGAGCGCGTCGTCCTCACGGACTTCGGGATCGCGCAGGTCAGCGGCGCGACGACGCTCACCGAGACGGGTTCCTTCGTCGGCTCGCCCGAGTACACGGCGCCCGAGCGCATGGCGGGGGAGCGGACCGGGCCCGAGTCGGACCTGTGGTCGCTCGGCGCGATGCTGTGCGCCGCCCTGACGGGCGAATCGCCGTTCCGGCGCGACTCGCTGGGCGGGATCATGCACGCCGTGGTCGTCGGCGAGATCAATCCGCCCGCCGAGGCCGAGCCGCTGCTGCCCGTCGTACGGGGACTGCTGGAGCGCGATCCGGCGCTCAGGCTCGGCCTGGACGAGGCCGACCGGCTCCTTCGCGCGTACGTCGCCACGGGCACGACGCCGCGGGCAGTGGCCGGCTACACGCCCACCGCCCGGAACACCCCCACCGCGCCCGCTCCGGCGCCCCCGCAGAAGCGTTCACCCCGGGTCGTTCTCGCGGCCGCCGCGCTCGTCGCCGCGATGGCCGGGGCCGGCGTCTCCGCGGCCGCTTTGCTCGTGAACGGCGGCGGCGACGGAGGCGGCACCCACCGCCCCACGGCGTCCGCGCCGGGCCCCACGGGCGACACGGTGTCCCCCTCGGACTCGGCCCCGGAGCCCGGCCCGACGGTCACGGTCACGGAGCAGCAGACCGGCACGCGTCCCGCGTCCCCCGCCGGTTACCGCACGGCCGTCGACCCGGAGGGGTTCTCCCTGGCCGTGCCGGACGGCTTCAGCCGCAAGCCCGACGGACCCCGGATCTTCTACATGTCGCCGGGCGACACGTTCAGGATCGGCATCAAGGCGTCCGCCCCCGACCCGGGCGGGCCCGGCGCGGTGCAGCGCCGCTCCGACGCGAAGGGTCCCGCCAACAACCCGGGCTACCGCGACGGTTCCGTCACCGACACCACCCACGGCGGCCGGCCCGCCGCGCTCTGGCGGTTCACGTGGAACGGCTTCAGCACGGCGGAGGGCGCGAGGCACACGTACGACCTGTGCTGGGAGCAGGGCGGCCGGATGTACGACGTGTGGGTGTCGGCGCCGGTCGGGCGGATCACGGAAGCCAAGCGGTACTTCGACACGGCGGTCGCCACCTTCGTGCCCTCCGGGAGCGGCTGA
- a CDS encoding serine/threonine-protein kinase — MSNNGGPGYGPNDPTSFGLQPPQRPHTPQQGNPYAQEPPAQQQPPTAYPQQQPPQQPPQQPLHQPSPAQVVPPRQSAEAEPGAGRLIGGRYRLLSKLGHGGMGTVWRAKDETVDREVAVKEPRVPDHLPQRERTTVFERMRREARAAARLDHPAVVNVHDVAVEDGQPWIVMEFVQGRTLGDALQEGTLGARDAARIGLEVLGALEAAHAAGVLHRDVKPDNVMLGRHDRVVLTDFGIAQIEGETNLTDTGGFVGSPEFIAPERVLGQRPGPASDLWSLGVVLYAATEGVSPFRRNNTPATLQSVINATPAAPAAARGPLAEAINGLLAKDPARRPNAARVRDLLERAATPPVQPPTQVVQLAGPGGKGVSLSRKALLGVGAAVVAAAVAAYLVIANPFAGPLPDGWKDHREKTVAATFAAPPEYVRFEADNSIIKTDHWVSYRDPSYAVSITLSLKKKSEDSVNGIASSASAQAYKDSDEINKGDNSKMADKPAPRSRTAKTTYNDRESAENTITYTDDSDSDAPKPREAKVFYYKTKSGDMYQLWIDYPGKGDFTERGREVAKAAIANLDLDKV, encoded by the coding sequence ATGAGTAACAACGGGGGACCCGGCTACGGCCCGAACGATCCGACGAGCTTCGGACTCCAGCCGCCGCAGCGGCCGCACACGCCCCAGCAGGGGAACCCGTACGCCCAGGAGCCCCCGGCGCAGCAGCAGCCCCCCACCGCGTACCCCCAGCAGCAGCCCCCGCAGCAGCCCCCGCAGCAGCCCCTGCACCAGCCGTCGCCCGCCCAGGTCGTGCCGCCGCGGCAGAGCGCGGAGGCCGAGCCGGGTGCGGGGCGCCTCATCGGCGGGCGCTACCGGCTCCTGAGCAAGCTCGGGCACGGCGGCATGGGCACCGTGTGGCGGGCCAAGGACGAGACGGTGGACCGTGAGGTGGCGGTCAAGGAGCCCCGCGTCCCCGACCATCTGCCGCAGCGTGAACGGACCACCGTCTTCGAGCGGATGCGGCGCGAGGCGCGTGCGGCGGCCCGGCTCGACCATCCTGCCGTGGTCAACGTCCACGATGTCGCCGTCGAGGACGGACAGCCCTGGATCGTCATGGAGTTCGTGCAGGGGCGCACGCTCGGCGACGCGCTCCAGGAGGGCACGCTCGGCGCCCGCGACGCGGCCAGGATCGGCCTCGAAGTGCTCGGCGCCCTTGAGGCCGCGCACGCCGCGGGCGTTCTGCACCGCGACGTGAAGCCCGACAACGTGATGCTGGGCCGTCACGACCGTGTGGTCCTCACCGACTTCGGCATCGCCCAGATCGAGGGCGAGACCAATCTGACGGACACCGGCGGCTTCGTCGGCTCGCCCGAGTTCATCGCCCCGGAGCGCGTCCTCGGGCAGCGCCCGGGACCCGCCTCCGACCTGTGGTCCCTCGGCGTCGTCCTGTACGCGGCGACGGAGGGCGTCTCGCCGTTCCGCCGCAACAACACACCGGCCACGCTCCAGTCCGTGATCAACGCGACCCCGGCGGCGCCCGCCGCGGCCCGGGGCCCGCTCGCCGAGGCCATCAACGGCCTGCTCGCCAAGGACCCGGCCCGGCGCCCGAACGCGGCGCGCGTGCGGGACCTCCTGGAGCGCGCGGCCACCCCGCCGGTGCAGCCGCCCACCCAGGTCGTCCAGCTCGCGGGCCCGGGCGGCAAGGGCGTCAGCCTCAGCCGCAAGGCGCTGCTCGGCGTCGGCGCGGCGGTCGTCGCGGCGGCGGTGGCGGCGTACCTGGTGATCGCGAACCCGTTCGCGGGACCGCTGCCGGACGGGTGGAAGGACCATCGGGAGAAGACGGTCGCGGCGACGTTCGCGGCGCCGCCGGAGTACGTCAGATTCGAGGCGGACAACAGCATCATCAAGACCGATCACTGGGTCTCCTACCGGGATCCGAGCTACGCGGTCTCCATCACCCTCTCGCTCAAGAAGAAGTCCGAGGACAGCGTGAACGGGATCGCGAGTTCCGCGTCCGCGCAGGCCTACAAGGACTCCGACGAGATCAACAAGGGGGACAACTCGAAGATGGCGGACAAGCCCGCTCCGCGCAGTCGGACCGCCAAGACCACGTACAACGACCGCGAGTCCGCCGAGAACACCATCACCTACACGGATGACAGCGATTCCGACGCGCCCAAGCCGCGCGAGGCGAAGGTCTTCTACTACAAGACCAAGTCGGGCGACATGTACCAGCTGTGGATCGACTACCCGGGCAAGGGCGACTTCACCGAGCGCGGGCGTGAGGTGGCGAAGGCGGCGATCGCCAACCTCGACCTCGACAAAGTCTGA
- a CDS encoding succinic semialdehyde dehydrogenase → MTDSQAISKDRTDKTGTNPVAPAPQGARTAADVVTPELVAQLTKGVAGSGRTANHTPFTGEKLADLPESTPEDVAKAFERARAAQAVWAKVPARQRAAVLLRFHDLVLARQAEVLDLIQLETGKARLHAHEEVQAVAVAARHYGRKAPAYLKPKRHTGAVPTLTKVTELRQPRGVVGQIAPWNYPFELSVGDALPAFVSGNAVVMKPDTETCLTALWARDLLVEAGLPAEVFQVVLGEGPVVGPELVKHADYVSFTGSTRTGREVAQGAAARLVGVSLELGGKNAMLVLEDADIDKAAAGAVRACFSSAGQLCISIERLYVHESIADAFVERFATRTKAMRLGKSLAYGADMGSLVGERQLETVTRHVDEAVAKGAKLVAGGVARPDIGPYFFEPTILDGVEAPMAVCNEETFGPVVSVYRFTDEDEVIGLANGTPYGLNSSVWTKDAKRGHAVASRLRTGTVNINEGYAPAYGSVQSPMGGMKDSGLGRRHGSEGILKYTEAQTVAHQRIMPMAPSFGMTDEKYAAFMSRSLKAMKTFRLR, encoded by the coding sequence ATGACGGACTCGCAGGCCATCTCCAAGGACCGTACGGACAAGACCGGCACGAACCCGGTCGCCCCCGCCCCGCAGGGCGCGCGCACCGCGGCCGACGTGGTGACGCCCGAGCTGGTCGCCCAGCTCACCAAGGGTGTGGCCGGCTCGGGCCGCACCGCCAACCACACGCCGTTCACCGGCGAGAAGCTGGCGGACCTGCCCGAGTCCACGCCCGAGGACGTCGCGAAGGCCTTCGAGCGGGCCCGCGCCGCGCAGGCGGTCTGGGCGAAGGTGCCCGCGCGGCAGCGTGCCGCCGTGCTGCTCCGCTTCCACGACCTGGTGCTCGCCCGCCAGGCCGAGGTCCTCGACCTGATCCAGCTGGAGACCGGCAAGGCGCGCCTGCACGCGCACGAAGAGGTCCAGGCCGTCGCCGTCGCGGCCCGCCACTACGGCCGCAAGGCCCCCGCCTATCTGAAGCCGAAGCGGCACACGGGCGCCGTCCCGACCCTCACCAAGGTCACCGAGCTGCGCCAGCCGCGCGGTGTCGTGGGCCAGATCGCTCCCTGGAACTACCCGTTCGAGCTGTCGGTCGGCGACGCGCTCCCCGCTTTCGTGTCCGGCAACGCCGTCGTCATGAAGCCCGACACGGAGACCTGCCTGACGGCGCTGTGGGCGCGCGACCTGCTCGTCGAGGCGGGGCTGCCCGCCGAGGTCTTCCAGGTCGTCCTCGGCGAAGGCCCGGTCGTGGGGCCCGAGTTGGTCAAGCACGCCGACTACGTCTCGTTCACCGGCTCCACCCGCACGGGCCGCGAGGTCGCCCAGGGGGCCGCCGCGCGCCTCGTCGGTGTCTCGCTCGAACTCGGCGGCAAGAACGCGATGCTGGTCCTCGAGGACGCCGACATCGACAAGGCGGCCGCCGGCGCGGTCCGTGCCTGCTTCTCCTCCGCGGGCCAGCTCTGCATCTCCATCGAGCGGCTCTACGTCCACGAGTCGATCGCCGACGCGTTCGTCGAGCGATTCGCCACCCGCACCAAGGCGATGCGCCTGGGCAAGTCCCTCGCGTACGGCGCGGACATGGGATCCCTGGTCGGCGAGCGGCAGTTGGAGACGGTGACGCGGCACGTCGACGAGGCCGTCGCCAAGGGCGCGAAGCTCGTGGCCGGCGGTGTCGCGCGCCCCGACATCGGCCCGTACTTCTTCGAGCCGACCATCCTCGACGGAGTCGAGGCGCCGATGGCCGTCTGCAACGAGGAGACCTTCGGTCCGGTCGTCTCCGTCTACCGCTTCACGGACGAGGACGAGGTCATCGGCCTCGCCAACGGGACGCCGTACGGCCTGAATTCCTCGGTCTGGACGAAGGACGCGAAGCGCGGCCACGCCGTCGCCTCCCGGCTGCGCACCGGCACGGTGAACATCAACGAGGGCTACGCGCCCGCGTACGGCAGCGTCCAGTCGCCGATGGGCGGCATGAAGGACTCGGGCCTCGGCCGCCGCCACGGCTCCGAGGGCATCCTCAAGTACACCGAGGCGCAGACCGTCGCGCACCAGCGGATCATGCCGATGGCGCCGTCGTTCGGGATGACCGACGAGAAGTACGCCGCGTTCATGAGCCGCAGCCTGAAGGCGATGAAGACCTTCCGTCTTCGTTAG
- a CDS encoding GMC oxidoreductase codes for MSQENSARSEAGSADDAAYDYDVLVVGSGFGGSVSALRLTEKGYRVGVLEAGRRFTPGTLPKNSWDLKNYLWAPKFGMYGIQRIHLLGNVMVLAGAGVGGGSLNYANTLYVPPKPFFEDPQWKDITDWQDELKPYYDQAQRMLGVRLNPTMTPADVHLKAAAQDMGIGDTFHMAPVGVFFGDGKDACGEDGAGSAKAAPGTQVDDPYFGGAGPARKACTECGECMTGCRHGAKNTLNENYLYLAEKAGAVVHPMTTVVSVTDDSQGGYAVATLPTDDRKKGTGRTFKARRVIVAAGTYGTQTLLHRMKAGGQLPYLSARLGELTRTNSEALVGAQTNNRRYKKRHGKPKVDFTQGVAITSSIHPDENTHIEPVRYGKGSNAMGGMTILQVPYAQGSSRVAGWLANVAKHPTLLARSLSNHRWSERTIIGLVMQSLDNSLTTYLKPDGVGKGLLTAEQGHGAPNPKQIKAAVDAASTIAAEINGFAGSNIGELMGTPLTAHFLGGCPIGDSAETGVIDPYHRVYGHPGISVVDGAAVTANLGVNPSLTITAQAERAMSYWPNKGEEDPRPAQGVAYARLSAVAPKNPAVPEDAFGALKLPFLGMPAVPAKKTAK; via the coding sequence GTGTCACAGGAGAACTCTGCCCGGAGTGAAGCCGGGAGCGCCGACGACGCCGCGTACGACTACGACGTCCTCGTCGTCGGCTCCGGCTTCGGCGGCTCCGTGTCCGCCCTGCGCCTGACCGAGAAGGGCTATCGCGTCGGCGTGCTCGAAGCGGGCCGCCGCTTCACGCCCGGCACGCTGCCCAAGAACTCCTGGGACCTCAAGAACTACCTGTGGGCGCCCAAGTTCGGCATGTACGGCATCCAGCGCATCCATCTCCTCGGCAATGTGATGGTCCTCGCCGGGGCGGGCGTCGGCGGCGGTTCGCTGAACTACGCCAACACCCTCTACGTGCCCCCGAAGCCCTTCTTCGAGGACCCGCAGTGGAAGGACATCACCGACTGGCAGGACGAGCTGAAGCCGTACTACGACCAGGCGCAGCGCATGCTGGGCGTGCGGCTCAACCCGACCATGACCCCCGCCGACGTCCACCTCAAGGCGGCGGCCCAGGACATGGGCATCGGCGACACGTTCCACATGGCGCCGGTGGGTGTCTTCTTCGGTGACGGCAAGGACGCCTGTGGCGAGGACGGGGCCGGGTCGGCGAAGGCCGCGCCCGGCACGCAGGTCGACGACCCGTACTTCGGGGGCGCGGGCCCGGCCCGCAAGGCCTGTACCGAGTGCGGCGAGTGCATGACGGGCTGCCGCCACGGCGCGAAGAACACGCTCAACGAGAACTATCTGTACCTCGCGGAGAAGGCGGGCGCGGTCGTGCACCCGATGACGACGGTCGTCTCCGTCACCGACGACTCGCAGGGCGGCTACGCGGTCGCGACGCTCCCGACGGACGACAGGAAGAAGGGAACGGGCCGTACGTTCAAGGCCCGGCGCGTCATCGTCGCGGCCGGCACGTACGGCACGCAGACCCTGCTGCACCGTATGAAGGCCGGCGGTCAACTCCCGTACCTGTCGGCCAGGTTGGGTGAGCTGACGCGTACGAACTCCGAGGCGCTCGTCGGCGCCCAGACCAACAACCGCCGCTACAAGAAGCGCCACGGCAAGCCCAAGGTCGACTTCACTCAGGGCGTCGCGATCACGTCCTCGATCCACCCGGACGAGAACACGCACATCGAGCCGGTCCGCTACGGCAAGGGCTCGAACGCGATGGGCGGCATGACGATCCTCCAGGTCCCGTACGCGCAGGGCTCGTCCCGCGTGGCCGGGTGGCTCGCCAACGTGGCCAAGCACCCGACGCTGCTGGCGCGTTCTCTCTCCAACCACCGCTGGTCCGAGCGGACCATCATCGGCCTGGTCATGCAGTCCCTCGACAACTCGCTGACGACGTATCTGAAGCCGGACGGCGTCGGCAAGGGCCTGCTCACGGCCGAGCAGGGCCATGGCGCGCCCAACCCCAAGCAGATCAAGGCCGCCGTGGACGCCGCGTCCACGATCGCCGCCGAGATCAACGGCTTCGCCGGCTCGAACATCGGCGAGCTGATGGGCACCCCGCTGACCGCGCACTTCCTGGGCGGCTGCCCGATCGGCGACTCCGCGGAGACGGGCGTCATCGACCCGTACCACCGCGTCTACGGGCACCCGGGCATCTCGGTCGTCGACGGCGCCGCGGTCACGGCGAACCTGGGCGTGAACCCGTCCCTGACCATCACGGCGCAGGCCGAGCGCGCGATGTCGTACTGGCCCAACAAGGGCGAGGAGGACCCGCGTCCTGCGCAGGGCGTGGCATACGCACGGCTGTCCGCGGTCGCGCCGAAGAACCCGGCGGTCCCGGAGGACGCGTTCGGCGCGCTGAAGCTGCCGTTCCTGGGGATGCCGGCGGTTCCGGCCAAGAAGACCGCGAAGTGA